Proteins encoded within one genomic window of Fusarium verticillioides 7600 chromosome Unknown supercont3.35, whole genome shotgun sequence:
- a CDS encoding serine/threonine protein kinase, translated as MSEEREKLSFLANFLEHGLTDASLPVEKHQLHLIFTSQNDRALFCSYQHMVTSPEFGKDKFRFKLHTNTILPYLKSYDPSGRGFFGEVSRMDIHPSHIPAGVRSTRGETASIAVKTANNHDQITRFFEQEATALERLKNHNSPNLVQPIAAYEYKKQKCLVFPWAHGGDLYKFWEAYQGKTVDLKWIISQFTGLCSVLNDLHKINCRHGDLKPDNILWYRDKDGLGTLKIADLGLAAFHIKTTGDRRGIQTMTPTGTARYEPPETAENKTGERSRMYDIWSMGCIMLELLIWLTQGIDAVDKLGKATDYFWKRDDSSQRYEIHPEVRKYIKELHNHEAVLGNQTYSDLLTVVTNGLLVVSLQSDTNQSAHRYEASKLYEQMLVIDNNYQGNVSVQPSQARSTTGRHRQKCRSQNAVGKMNEQRPSNNYANKPKIQASQLYNVWQSSSDNQFAAHFLSLVGWDNVKPDSNSALSNLCARCSSIKTTPLFSSALAVEIQANCDLCSMLSIALDKQGIISPEGVRIQQKDGAIGVVDAPYLLSVYSEPGQSVPHGARLGLPQLPAQGSTEQFLLLKEWARVCGLEHEKCRSGKDQIVKAMPTRLISVHEPVHLLDSSSINPTDYIALSHCWGKLTEDQKFCTYKRNIAQVRTKIDTDRLPKTFRDAIVVTRGMGIQYLWIDSLCIIQDDAIDWKQEAGKMEQVFSGAYCTIGATAAKSSVDGFLNDRSTRPYALDLPCHR; from the exons ATGTCGGAGGAAAGGGAGAAGCTATCTTTCCTTGCAAATTTCCTAGAGCATGGATTGACCGACGCTTCGCTACCAGTCGaaaaacaccaacttcatTTGATCTTCACATCTCAGAACGATCGAGCCCTTTTTTGCAGTTATCAGCACATGGTGACATCACCAGAATttggcaaagacaagttTCGATTCAAACTTCATACCAACACGATTCTGCCTTATCTCAAGAGCTATGATCCATCGGGTCGCGGATTTTTTGGTGAAGTATCTCGCATGGATATTCACCCGTCGCACATCCCGGCAGGCGTTAGA TCAACTCGCGGGGAAACTGCCTCCATCGCTGTAAAAACAGCAAATAATCACGATCAAATCACCAGATTCTTTGAACAGGAAGCAACAGCTCTGGAGAGATTAAAGAACCATAACTCGCCAAACCTGGTACAGCCAATTGCTGCCTACGAATACAAGAAACAAAAATGTCTCGTCTTCCCTTGGGCACATGGCGGAGATCTTTACAAGTTTTGGGAAGCCTATCAAGGAAAAACAGTTGATCTTAAATGGATCATCTCTCAGTTCACTGGGCTTTGTTCCGTACTCAATGATCTCCATAAGATTAATTGTAGGCATGGAGATTTGAAGCCCGACAATATCCTTTGGTACAGGGATAAGGATGGATTGGGGACCCTGAAGATCGCTGATCTGGGCCTAGCCGCCTTTCATATTAAAACCACTGGAGATCGAAGAGGCATACAGACTATGACTCCGACAGGAACAGCGCGATATGAACCACCTGAAACAGCCGAAAATAAGACTGGTGAGCGATCACGGATGTACGACATCTGGTCAATGGGTTGCATTATGCTGGAGCTGCTGATATGGCTTACCCAAGGCATAGACGCCGTTGACAAACTCGGAAAGGCAACAGATTACTTCTGGAAACGCGACGATTCGTCCCAGAGGTATGAGATCCATCCTGAGGTGAGAAAATACATTAAGGAACTGCATAATCATGAAGCTGTCCTGGGAAACCAAACATACAGTGATCTCTTGACAGTCGTGACGAATGGGCTACTGGTGGTCTCTTTACAGTCGGATACCAACCAAAGTGCACATCGATACGAAGCATCCAAACTCTATGAGCAGATGCTCGTAATCGATAACAATTATCAAGGCAATGTCTCAGTGCAACCAAGTCAAGCGAGGTCCACGACAGGCCGACACAGGCAAAAATGTCGCAGCCAAAAT GCAGTCGGTAAGATGAATGAACAACGGCCAAGCAACAACTATGCTAATAAACCTAAGATT caagcGAGCCAACTTTATAACGTTTGGCAGAGTTCTTCGGACAATCAGTTCGCGGCACATTTTCTCAGTCTGGTAGGCTGGGATAATGTAAAGCCCGATTCAAACTCAGCTCTAAGTAATTTGTGTGCTCGATGTAGCAGCATTAAGACGACACCGCTATTTTCTTCAGCCCTTGCCGTCGAGATCCAAGCAAATTGCGATTTGTGTTCGATGCTGTCGATAGCATTGGACAAGCAAGGCATTATATCGCCGGAAGGGGTTCGCATTCAACAGAAGGACGGCGCTatcggtgttgttgatgcccCCTATCTCCTCTCGGTTTACTCCGAACCAG GCCAATCGGTACCCCATGGGGCGCGGCTGGGCCTTCCCCAACTCCCAGCTCAAGGTAGCACTGAGCAGTTCTTACTTTTGAAGGAATGGGCACGAGTGTGCGGCCTGGAACATGAAAAGTGTCGCTCTGGGAAAGATCAAATTGTCAAGGCAATGCCAACACGACTCATCTCAGTCCACGAACCCGTTCACCTTTTGGATTCTTCCTCCATTAATCCGACCGATTATATAGCACTAAGCCACTGTTGGGGGAAGTTAACGGAGGATCAGAAGTTCTGCACTTACAAGCGCAACATCGCTCAGGTGAGAACGAAAATCGACACTGATCGGCTACCAAAAACATTCCGAGATGCCATCGTTGTCACCAGAGGAATGGGTATACAGTATCTCTGGATAGACTCTTTGTGTATCATCCAGGACGATGCTATCGACTGGAAGCAAGAGGCTGGCAAAATGGAACAAGTGTTCAGTGGCGCTTACTGTACCATCGGTGCCACAGCAGCCAAGTCATCAGTGGATGGTTTCCTTAACGACCGTTCGACGCGACCCTAT GCTCTGGATCTGCCCTGCCATCGATGA